In Longimicrobium sp., the following are encoded in one genomic region:
- a CDS encoding short chain dehydrogenase: MKVLVIGATGTIGLAVAEALRAEHEVVSAARSSGDARVDIASPESIRGLFRQVGRVDAVVSCTGSAAFKPLDQLSDEDFAFSLSNKLMGQVNVIRSGLEHVADGGSITVTSGVLSQEPAPGTSAISLVNAGLEGFARAAALDAPRGIRINVVSPPWVSETLEAMGRDPAGGLPAAIVAHAYVDAVSGAFNGQVLDARKYA, translated from the coding sequence ATGAAGGTGCTGGTGATCGGGGCGACGGGAACCATCGGCCTCGCGGTGGCCGAAGCGCTGCGGGCGGAGCACGAGGTAGTTTCGGCGGCGCGGAGCAGCGGTGACGCGCGCGTGGACATCGCCTCGCCGGAGTCCATCCGCGGCCTGTTCCGGCAGGTGGGGCGCGTGGACGCGGTGGTGTCGTGCACGGGAAGCGCGGCGTTCAAGCCGCTGGACCAGCTTTCGGACGAGGACTTCGCGTTCAGCCTGTCGAACAAGCTGATGGGCCAGGTGAACGTGATCCGCTCCGGCCTGGAGCACGTCGCAGACGGCGGGTCCATCACCGTCACCAGCGGCGTGCTGAGCCAGGAGCCCGCCCCCGGCACGTCGGCCATCAGCCTGGTGAACGCGGGGCTGGAGGGCTTCGCGCGGGCGGCCGCCCTGGATGCGCCGCGCGGAATCCGCATCAACGTGGTCAGCCCACCGTGGGTGAGCGAAACGCTCGAGGCGATGGGCCGCGACCCGGCCGGCGGCCTCCCCGCCGCGATCGTCGCCCACGCCTACGTGGATGCCGTCTCCGGCGCGTTCAACGGCCAGGTGCTCGACGCGCGAAAATACGCCTGA
- a CDS encoding FAD-binding oxidoreductase, with protein MNHHPASPGQPRPNTPVWDDEPWTALPSLEGDVSADVCVVGLGGSGLAGVTELLDHGLSVVGVDAGMVAGGAAGRNGGFLLAGTYDFYHDAVRKLGREWASSVYRLTLEQVARMAAETPDAVRITGSLRIVDTPEEEDDCRSQMQGLQADGFAVECYDGPEGRGLLFPADAAFQPLRRCRTLARRAAVRGARLYEHSPAIEIGQGQVVTPVGRVRCGAVIVAADGRLEGLFPELRGRVRTARLQMLATAPTDEVRLPRPVYARWGYEYWQQLTDGRIALGGFRDLGGEGEWTEEWEPSETVQARLEGFLRERIGVRAPVTHRWAASVGYTPSGLPVLEEVRPGVWAAGGYSGTGNVIGALCGRAMAQVALTGSSPLADILREPAAVGMRAAALSG; from the coding sequence ATGAATCACCATCCTGCCTCTCCCGGCCAGCCGCGGCCGAACACGCCCGTGTGGGACGACGAGCCCTGGACCGCGCTCCCGTCTCTGGAGGGCGACGTTTCCGCGGACGTCTGCGTGGTGGGGCTTGGAGGCTCGGGGCTGGCGGGCGTCACGGAGCTGCTGGACCACGGGCTGAGCGTCGTCGGGGTGGATGCGGGGATGGTCGCGGGCGGCGCGGCGGGACGCAACGGTGGTTTCCTGCTGGCGGGGACGTACGACTTCTACCACGACGCCGTCCGCAAGCTGGGCCGCGAGTGGGCGAGTTCGGTCTACCGGCTGACGCTGGAGCAGGTGGCGCGGATGGCCGCGGAAACGCCGGATGCCGTGCGGATCACCGGGTCGCTGCGCATCGTGGACACGCCCGAGGAAGAAGACGACTGCCGGAGCCAGATGCAAGGCCTGCAGGCGGACGGCTTTGCGGTGGAGTGTTACGACGGGCCGGAGGGGCGCGGCCTGCTCTTTCCCGCCGATGCCGCCTTCCAGCCGCTGCGCCGCTGCCGCACGCTCGCGCGCCGCGCGGCGGTGCGCGGCGCGCGCCTGTACGAGCACTCGCCCGCCATCGAGATCGGCCAAGGCCAAGTGGTCACGCCCGTGGGACGGGTGCGGTGCGGGGCCGTGATCGTGGCGGCGGACGGGCGGCTGGAAGGCCTGTTCCCCGAGCTGCGGGGCCGCGTGCGCACCGCCCGCCTGCAGATGCTGGCGACCGCGCCCACCGACGAGGTGCGCCTGCCGCGGCCCGTGTACGCGCGCTGGGGTTACGAGTACTGGCAGCAGCTGACGGATGGGCGGATCGCGCTGGGTGGGTTCCGCGACCTCGGCGGGGAAGGAGAGTGGACGGAGGAGTGGGAGCCGTCCGAGACCGTCCAGGCGCGGCTGGAAGGGTTTCTCCGCGAGCGCATCGGCGTCAGGGCGCCGGTCACGCACCGATGGGCGGCCTCCGTGGGCTACACGCCGTCGGGGCTGCCGGTGCTGGAGGAGGTTCGCCCCGGCGTGTGGGCGGCGGGCGGCTACAGCGGCACCGGCAACGTCATCGGCGCCCTCTGCGGCCGCGCGATGGCGCAGGTCGCCCTGACGGGAAGCTCGCCGCTCGCCGACATCCTGCGGGAGCCCGCCGCCGTCGGGATGCGCGCAGCGGCCCTTAGTGGCTGA